Proteins from one Setaria italica strain Yugu1 chromosome V, Setaria_italica_v2.0, whole genome shotgun sequence genomic window:
- the LOC101754351 gene encoding protein YIPF1 homolog yields MMSGGGYSSLDDPKASGSVPAAAGPDPPAIRFTDSNLQTFPPSDARGKISGAYRPPTDADDTFSSKAGGGGSGGGRGGSAGSDDAAQSGWFRMFSVAAYKPYFDVDTSDVVERIWESVFPFRGTFTEKTSENPDLYGPFWTCTTLIFVAASIATFVTYLSHKWHKKEWNYDINLVTWSAGLFYGYVTFVPLLLYVILKYFSAPAGLVQLWCLYGYSLFIFIPASLLSIVPIEIFRWVIAGVAGFMSATFVAVNLRAHIVNSGERWFLIVAGIFLLQLGLAVLLKLYFFTITV; encoded by the exons atGATGTCCGGCGGTGGGTACTCCTCCCTCGACGACCCCAAGGCCTCCGGATCCGTTCCG gcggcggcggggccagaTCCGCCGGCCATCAGGTTCACGGACTCCAACCTCCAGACCTTCCCGCCGTCGGATGCCAGGGGGAAGATCTCCGGCGCCTACCGCCCGCCCACCGACGCCGACG ATACCTTCTCGTCCaaggccggaggaggaggaagcggcggtGGCAGAGGCGGCAGCGCCGGGTCGGACGACGCCGCGCAGAGCGGCTGGTTCCGGATGTTCTCCGTGGCGGCGTACAAGCCCTACTTCGACGTCGACACCTCCGACGTCGTCGAGAGGATCTGGGAATCCGTCTTCCCCTTCCGCGGCACATTCACCGAGAAGACCTCCGAGAACCCCGACCT GTATGGGCCATTCTGGACATGCACCACCCTGATTTTCGTTGCTGCATCTATCGCCACTTTTGTCACCTACCTATCGCACAAATGGCACAAGAAAGAGTGGAACTATGACATTAACTTGGTTACCTGGTCTGCTGGCTTATTCTATGGTTATGTGACATTTGTTCCCCTTCTCCTATATGTTATTCTTAAGTACTTCTCAGCACCTGCTGGTCTGGTGCAATTGTGGTGCCTCTATGGATACTCTCTGTTCATCTTCATTCCAGCATCG CTTCTGTCAATCGTGCCGATAGAAATATTCAGATGGGTGATTGCTGGTGTTGCTGGTTTCATGTCTGCTACCTTCGTTGCTGTAAATCTCCGAGCCCACATTGTAAATTCCGGCGAGCGGTGGTTCCTGATCGTTGCAGGGATATTCTTGTTGCAGTTGGGGCTTGCTGTCTTACTGAAACTCTATTTCTTCACGATAACTGTATAG
- the LOC101754752 gene encoding carbon catabolite repressor protein 4 homolog 6, with product MRLASSAFLRRAAAMSSSSSYGRRGGYPRPRRGYSARPSPPPPDAGAELVSGDFHHSAVRAANESLRRGGGPPPPYRQGPQPHQPHYGYGRPQHPAPAYGAVPYNYGHPQQQQPPPGPQYGYGAPNPYVHGYPQPLPQMHGRAPVGAGFRPGAPQLSPRLADYRRRWRFAKQRPPRQAERFKVLSYNILADYLAQEHRFLYERIPSFILDWNWRKDKLVFEFGLWSPDILCLQEVDRFTDLEQEMASRGYNGIWKMRTGNAADGCAIFWRTTRFQLRYEEDIEFNKLGLRDNVAQLCVLESVVPQNVQTDSTNLSTSSSHPQQAKQVVVCNIHVLYNPKRGDIKLGQVRTLLDRAYTVSKMWNDAPVILCGDFNSTPKSPLYNFVSEQKLNLSGLAKNTISGQQTSGSSQGLYTGPNIYRSHPPFYPTNSREGNITLLNGREPQTETTKLVENSCPAGREPVTDTSSESLLDSKSSNSCGNNIPCSGSSNLDKHGLLNCLEGPVNDDCASDAGEESASIDKPNEGCFGGIKTESGEGPDITDVPSAPATVCAGSCEIVGSSQLLSSDNLSGNEISEEFTCTFEANGVQSDELLAASKDKSDEKENAIESMLSSQDNCATNEPESSHFNGSQNVADALYHMSNVRLGESSIGPAAPVHQPNGAVSDACGNQCSAEVINKHSVSCGDDSESNAHAFKDDITIDEVTCSDVNSDPSFFEELCGGNDHLYEEGAQLPATSDRSSPPQQVVRSSEGYYYYDPYRWTPEEIKAATGNVECTSVEHSLKLRSVYTDVEDFDGTKDANKEPLVTSYNSKFMGTVDYIWASEDLQTVQVLDTFPKQILKQTIGFPTKKWGSDHIAIACELSFTK from the exons AtgcgcctcgcctcctccgccttcctacgccgcgccgccgccatgtcctcctcctcctcctacggC CGCAGAGGAGGCtacccgcgcccccgccgcggaTACTCCGCcaggccctcgccgccgccccccgacGCGGGCGCCGAGCTCGTCAGCGGGGATTTCCACCACAGCGCCGTGCGCGCCGCCAACGAAtccctccgccgcggcggcgggcctccGCCGCCCTACAGGCAAGGGCCTCAGCCTCACCAGCCGCACTACGGCTACGGCCGGCCACAGCACCCGGCTCCGGCTTACGGGGCTGTACCGTACAACTACGGCCacccacagcagcagcagccgccgcctggCCCTCAGTACGGCTACGGTGCTCCCAATCCGTACGTCCATGGGTACCCGCAGCCGCTGCCGCAGATGCACGGCCGAGCGCCAGTGGGTGCAGGGTTCCGTCCTGGTGCCCCGCAGCTGAGCCCCAGGCTGGCAGACTACCGCCGACGGTGGCGGTTTGCAAAGCAGCGGCCGCCACGCCAAGCTG AGAGGTTTAAGGTTCTATCGTACAATATACTTGCGGACTATCTGGCCCAGGAGCACCGATTTCTTTATGAGCGAATACCATCTTTCATCCTGGATTGGAACTGGCGCAAGGACAAGTTAGTGTTTGAGTTCGGACTGTGGTCTCCAGATATTCTATGTCTTCAG GAGGTTGACAGATTTACAGACCTTGAACAAGAAATGGCAAGCCGAGGATACAACGGCATATGGAAG ATGCGGACTGGAAACGCTGCTGATGGATGTGCTATCTTTTGGAGAACAACAAG GTTCCAGTTGCGCTATGAAGAGGACATTGAGTTCAACAAACTTGGACTTCGTGATAATGTTGCGCAACTCTGTGTTTTAGAG TCGGTGGTCccacaaaatgtgcaaactgaCTCAACTAATCTATCTACAAG CTCTAGTCATCCACAACAAGCTAAACAAGTTGTTGTATGTAATATTCACGTTCTTTATAATCCGAAGAGAGGAGATATCAAACTTGGTCAG GTCAGGACACTTCTTGATAGAGCTTACACTGTATCTAAGATGTGGAATGATGCTCCAGTGATACTTTGTGGAGATTTCAATTCTACACCCAAG AGTCCGCTGTACAATTTTGTGTCAGAGCAAAAG TTGAATTTGTCTGGCCTTGCGAAAAATACTATATCTGGACAGCAAACTAGTGGTAGTTCACAGGGGCTATATACTGGCCCTAATATATATCG ATCCCATCCACCTTTTTATCCAACCAACAGTAGAGAGGGAAACATAACTCTTCTAAATGGTCGTGAGCCTCAGACTGAGACAACAAAGTTGGTAGAGAATTCTTGCCCTGCTGGAAGAGAACCTGTAACTGATACCTCTTCAGAATCTCTCCTTGACTCCAAATCAAGTAACAGCTGTGGCAATAATATACCTTGTTCTGGCTCTTCTAATCTTGACAAGCATGGATTATTGAACTGTTTGGAAGGTCCTGTAAATGATGACTGTGCTTCTGATGCTGGCGAAGAATCTGCATCCATTGACAAACCCAATGAAGGGTGTTTTGGAGGGATCAAAACTGAATCTGGAGAAGGACCTGACATTACAGATGTCCCATCTGCTCCAGCCACAGTTTGTGCTGGCTCATGTGAAATAGTTGGTAGCAGTCAGCTGCTTTCTTCTGACAACTTATCCGGCAATGAGATTTCTGAAGAATTTACATGTACTTTTGAAGCAAACGGGGTCCAATCAGATGAGCTTTTGGCTGCCTCGAAAGATAAGTCCGATGAAAAGGAAAATGCTATTGAATCCATGTTGTCTTCTCAAGATAATTGCGCAACTAATGAGCCAGAATCATCTCATTTCAATGGTTCTCAGAATGTCGCTGATGCCCTTTACCATATGAGTAATGTGAGGCTAGGAGAAAGTAGTATTGGGCCAGCAGCACCAGTACATCAACCAAATGGCGCTGTTTCGGATGCCTGTGGCAATCAATGTTCTGCTGAGGTGATAAACAAGCATTCAGTCTCTTGTGGAGATGATTCTGAAAGCAATGCTCATGCTTTCAAGGATGATATAACAATTGATGAAGTTACCTGCTCAGATGTGAATTCTGACCCTTCCTTCTTTGAAGAGTTATGTGGTGGTAATGATCACTTATATGAAGAGGGAGCCCAGCTGCCGGCAACTTCAGATAGATCATCACCACCTCAGCAGGTGGTTAGGTCCAGTGAAGGGTATTACTATTATGATCCGTACAGGTGGACTCCAGAAGAAATAAAAGCTGCCACTGGGAATGTTGAATGCACTTCTGTGGAACACAGTTTGAAATTAAGGAGTGTCTATACTGATGTGGAG GATTTTGATGGGACAAAAGACGCCAACAAGGAACCACTAGTAACCAGCTACAACAGTAAATTCATGGGAACAGTGGACTACATATG GGCCTCGGAAGATCTGCAGACTGTTCAAGTCCTGGATACATTTCCCAAACAAATTTTGAAACAAACAATTGGGTTCCCGACAAAG AAATGGGGAAGTGATCACATCGCCATTGCCTGTGAATTGTCTTTCACAAAATGA
- the LOC101755158 gene encoding uncharacterized protein LOC101755158, which produces MLEPQRMLRDAGGGLPSAVTASLRAHLLSPAEPSPTTGGRPEITDEEIDADTAACCRICLESESEPGDELISPCMCKGTQQFVHRSCLDHWRSVKEGIAFSHCTTCKVRFHLRVECLEDDICRRMKFRLFVARDVTLVFLIIQAAIAAIGGMAYLLDKDGNFRNRFSDDWDRFLSKHPVPFYYCVGVVVFFVLVGFFGLIVHLSSFNNNDPCLAGCHNCFYGWGIVDLPASMEACFAFAVIFVILFAILGVAYGFLAATLAIQRIWQRHYHILTKKELAKEYVVEDLRDGYTPPKMDAEHEQRLKMLQLM; this is translated from the exons ATGCTGGAGCCGCAGCGCATGCTCCGCGACGCCGGCGGAGGCCTTCCCTCCGCCGTCACCGCCTCCTTGCGCGCGCACCTGCTGTCGCCTGCCGAGCCCTCGCCCACGACCGGTGGCCGGCCGGAGATAACCGACGAGGAGATCGACGCCGACACCGCGGCCTGCTGCCGCATCTGCCTCGAGTCCGAGTCCGAGCCCG GTGATGAGCTAATATCTCCCTGTATGTGCAAGGGGACGCAGCAATTCGTTCACCGCTCCTGCCTTGACCATTGGAGGTCTGTTAAG GAAGGAATTGCCTTTTCACACTGCACAACATGCAAGGTGCGATTCCATCTACGGGTTGAATGTTTGGAGGACGACATATGTCGTAGAATGAAGTTCCGGTTGTTTGTTGCCAGAGATGTTACACTTGTATTCCTTATTATACAAGCC GCCATCGCTGCCATAGGTGGTATGGCATATTTGTTGGATAAAGATGGAAACTTCAGAAACAGATTTTCTGATGATTGGGATCGGTTTCTGTCAAAGCATCCGGTGCCCTTTTACTACTGTGTTG GTGTGGTGGTGTTCTTTGTACTGGTTGGATTTTTTGGGCTAATAGTGCACCTCTCGTCTTTCAACAACAATGATCCGTGCTTGGCTGGATGCCATAATTGCTTCTATGGGTGGGGTATAGTGGACTTACCAGCTTCAATGGAAGCCTGCTTTGCTTTCGCTGTCATCTTTGTTATTTTATTCGCCATCCTTGGAGTTGCATATGGGTTCCTTGCTGCAACTCTGGCCATCCAGAGGATCTGGCAGCGGCACTATCACATACTTACCAAGAAGGAGCTGGCAAAG GAATATGTCGTGGAGGACCTTCGAGACGGTTACACACCGCCGAAGATGGATGCAGAGCATGAGCAGCGTCTGAAGATGTTGCAGCTCATGTAG